CGTACGCAATATGAAACGAATCATGATTTTGAGTGCTTCTATTGGGGCTGGTCATGTAAAAGCGGCACAAGCAATTCATGAAAGCTTAAATGATTTAGATGATATTTGTATTGTTGAATATGATGTACTTACTTTTATTCCTGAGATTTGTAAAAATTTTCTTTTGGGTTTATATTTATATAGTTTAAAATCATTCCCTCAAGTGTATGATCAAGCATATGCTTGGGGGAATGATAATAAGTGGGCATTGTATGGGAAAAAATTGTTGAATCAAGTATTTTCAAAAAAATTACTACATTATATTCGTGATTATTCGCCGGACTGCATTATTGCTACACATGCGATACCAGCAGGATTTGTCAGTTATTTAAAAGAAGAGAAGTATATAGAGTTAATGAGCGCCACGGTGATTACGGATTTTGCTGTACATCGGTTATGTTTTAATCAAAATACTGATTTGTTTTTTATTGCACATGAAGGATTAGTTTCAAATAAAGTATTTGATAATTTTTCGATGGAAAAAGTATATACTACAGGAATTCCAGTTAGGCAATCTTTTCTTGAACAGGTAGAGAAAAAGAAGATTTACAAGGATTTAAATTTTGTGGAGGATAAACCGACAATTTTGATTATGGGTGGCGGTGCTGGACTTTTGCCAATGGAAAAAATTTTGAGGGAATTTGAAATGATTGATATTCCGTTACAAGTGATTGCTGTTGCGGGCAATAATAATATCTTGTATAATAAGCTGCAATGCGTCAAATCAAGTCGCCATGATATTAAAACATTTAAGTTTGTTCAATCTATTCACCAGTTTATGTCTATTTCTGATTTAATGATTACAAAAGCTGGGGGAGTTACAATTGCAGAAGCTTTATGTAAAGGCCTTCCAATGTTAATCTATCGCCCTTTCCCAGGGCAAGAAAATTATAATGCGAAATTTATTGAAACTGCAGAGGTTGGATATATTATAAAAGATATTAATAAAATAAGTCGTTTTATTAAATTTTTGTTGGCAAATAATGCTGCGAGATTAAAAGAACTGCGGGAAAATTCCCAGGCTATAGCAAAGCCGAATGCAGCAAAACATATCATAGAGTGTATTTCTCAGAATTTTTCATAGTTTTTTATTGGTTTCGTTGTATTATAATATTCCTATGTGCTATAATTACCCATATTCTATACTTCGTACTTTTTAGATTCTATATGGGTGGTGTAGATA
This genomic interval from Selenobaculum gibii contains the following:
- a CDS encoding MGDG synthase family glycosyltransferase produces the protein MKRIMILSASIGAGHVKAAQAIHESLNDLDDICIVEYDVLTFIPEICKNFLLGLYLYSLKSFPQVYDQAYAWGNDNKWALYGKKLLNQVFSKKLLHYIRDYSPDCIIATHAIPAGFVSYLKEEKYIELMSATVITDFAVHRLCFNQNTDLFFIAHEGLVSNKVFDNFSMEKVYTTGIPVRQSFLEQVEKKKIYKDLNFVEDKPTILIMGGGAGLLPMEKILREFEMIDIPLQVIAVAGNNNILYNKLQCVKSSRHDIKTFKFVQSIHQFMSISDLMITKAGGVTIAEALCKGLPMLIYRPFPGQENYNAKFIETAEVGYIIKDINKISRFIKFLLANNAARLKELRENSQAIAKPNAAKHIIECISQNFS